The following coding sequences are from one Granulicella sp. L56 window:
- the ribD gene encoding bifunctional diaminohydroxyphosphoribosylaminopyrimidine deaminase/5-amino-6-(5-phosphoribosylamino)uracil reductase RibD, producing the protein MAIPLHIEKDEAFMHRALTLARETVALASPNPQVGCVLVKDGEIIGEGAHLYANRDHAEIVALKQARERGIDVTGATAYVTLEPCSHHGRTGPCADALVAAHIARAVVATEDPNPQVSGQGIARLRAAGIEVTLGILQQPARDLNDAFAHFIQHHRPFVTLKAALSVDGYLAPSPQNRTPNQPHWLTGPAARAEVQRLRHASDAILTGIGTVLADDPALTDRTNLSRRRPLLRVILDTQLRTPLTSQLVRTANNDLLILTALTASAEKIEALREAGAEVQTIPEQNNQLSLPEVLKALAERNILSLLLEAGSHLNGAFLHQNLADKAILFYSETELGSQSLPFAEGIASPYLFQQTLQRTTRTAFDTDACITGYLHDPWSATSH; encoded by the coding sequence ATGGCCATCCCTCTCCACATCGAAAAAGACGAAGCCTTCATGCACCGGGCCCTCACCCTCGCCCGAGAAACCGTAGCCCTCGCTTCGCCCAATCCGCAGGTAGGCTGCGTCCTCGTCAAAGATGGCGAGATCATCGGCGAAGGCGCTCACCTCTATGCCAACCGCGACCATGCCGAGATCGTCGCCCTCAAGCAGGCCCGCGAACGCGGCATCGACGTCACCGGAGCCACAGCCTACGTCACCCTCGAACCCTGCTCCCACCACGGACGAACCGGCCCCTGCGCCGACGCCCTGGTGGCCGCCCACATAGCACGAGCCGTCGTCGCCACCGAAGATCCCAATCCACAGGTCAGCGGCCAGGGCATCGCAAGACTCCGCGCCGCAGGCATCGAAGTCACGCTCGGCATCCTCCAGCAACCAGCCCGAGACCTCAACGACGCCTTCGCCCACTTCATCCAGCACCATCGCCCCTTCGTCACCCTCAAAGCAGCTCTCTCCGTCGACGGCTACCTCGCTCCCTCACCGCAAAACCGCACTCCCAACCAACCCCACTGGCTCACCGGCCCCGCCGCCCGTGCCGAAGTCCAGCGCCTCCGCCACGCCTCCGACGCCATCCTCACCGGCATCGGCACCGTCCTCGCCGACGACCCAGCCCTGACCGACCGCACCAATCTTTCCCGTCGCCGACCACTGCTCCGAGTCATCCTCGACACCCAACTCCGAACCCCTCTAACCTCCCAGCTAGTTCGCACAGCGAACAACGATCTCCTTATCCTCACCGCCCTCACCGCTTCCGCTGAAAAAATCGAAGCCCTTCGCGAAGCTGGGGCCGAAGTCCAAACCATCCCTGAGCAAAACAATCAACTAAGCCTGCCCGAAGTCCTCAAAGCTCTGGCCGAACGCAACATCCTCAGCCTTCTCCTCGAAGCCGGCTCTCATCTCAACGGAGCCTTCCTGCATCAGAACCTCGCAGACAAAGCCATCCTCTTCTACTCCGAGACCGAGCTAGGCTCTCAATCGCTTCCCTTCGCCGAAGGCATCGCCTCTCCCTACCTCTTCCAGCAAACCCTCCAGCGAACCACTCGAACCGCCTTCGACACCGACGCCTGCATCACCGGCTACCTTCACGATCCGTGGTCAGCAACTAGCCACTAA
- a CDS encoding riboflavin synthase, translating into MFTGLIETTGTVLAVTPIAGVTRITIAAPTLTSKLNTGDSIAVSGVCLTALSIEPNAFPPRFSADLAAETIALTTLSRLEPGSTVNLELPTPAGSPLGGHVVQGHVDGTATLVALNPITADTEITDYRLRVAIPEQLTTYVVNKGSITIEGISLTVASVRGNEVEVAIIPHTYATTSLRTLPIGSPLNIEVDVLAKYAERQHKSNGPGITEQDLIANGY; encoded by the coding sequence ATGTTCACCGGCCTCATCGAAACTACTGGAACCGTGCTCGCCGTTACGCCGATCGCAGGCGTGACGCGCATCACCATCGCCGCACCAACGCTCACCAGCAAGCTCAATACCGGCGACAGCATCGCCGTCAGCGGAGTCTGCCTCACCGCGCTCTCCATCGAGCCCAACGCCTTTCCCCCGCGCTTCTCCGCCGACCTCGCTGCCGAGACCATCGCCCTCACCACGCTCTCGCGCCTCGAACCCGGCTCCACCGTGAATCTCGAGCTGCCCACCCCCGCAGGCTCGCCGCTCGGAGGCCACGTCGTTCAAGGTCACGTCGACGGAACCGCGACTCTGGTCGCGCTCAACCCCATCACAGCAGATACCGAGATCACCGACTACCGTCTGCGCGTGGCGATTCCTGAGCAACTGACCACCTATGTCGTCAACAAAGGCTCTATCACCATTGAAGGCATCAGCCTGACCGTAGCCTCGGTGCGCGGCAACGAAGTGGAGGTCGCGATTATCCCCCACACTTACGCCACCACCAGCCTGCGCACCCTGCCTATCGGATCTCCGCTCAATATCGAGGTCGATGTTCTGGCCAAATATGCCGAGCGTCAACACAAGTCCAACGGCCCCGGAATCACCGAACAAGACCTCATCGCGAACGGCTACTGA
- a CDS encoding diguanylate cyclase yields MTPIATTYVYWLVGVSLCMAIIASYAAFSFAERITVSTGVRFWGWLFGGALAMGLGIWSMHYLGMLAVRLPVEVTYHIPTVLASLLLAVLASAVALWVVSRPRLRVFQIAVGGILMGAGIGGMHYLGMKAMRASAMHHYNDKLVVLSIVVAIVFSWMALGITFFLRNDHLQREWQRLGGAVLMGSGISAMHYTAMAAVTFTPGEMPWSPVGTIRVSTLGIAAVVVTTILVLFGALLTAFFDRMTYHRLQVSHHSLVEAQTALIQSESALREANLQLRSLSIRDGLTGVSNRRHFDETLETELKRAARTKLTVSLLMIDVDYFKALNDRYGHPAGDDCLRKIAGAFTARIRRPQDIVARYGGEEFAVILPGASTEYAFELAESLRLAIEQLEIPNDGSSIGPFVTVSIGIDTRRPEIGEPVTEILAAADAALYLAKTQGRNRTLCATRLGQPVEKQ; encoded by the coding sequence ATGACCCCAATCGCCACAACCTATGTCTACTGGCTCGTGGGGGTCTCGCTATGCATGGCGATCATTGCATCCTATGCCGCTTTCAGCTTTGCTGAACGGATAACCGTATCCACAGGAGTGCGGTTCTGGGGATGGCTGTTCGGCGGCGCCTTGGCGATGGGGCTGGGAATCTGGTCCATGCACTATCTCGGCATGCTTGCAGTGAGGCTGCCTGTGGAAGTGACCTACCACATTCCCACCGTCCTGGCTTCCCTGCTGCTGGCGGTGCTGGCCTCAGCCGTGGCGCTCTGGGTCGTGAGCCGACCCCGGTTGCGCGTGTTTCAAATTGCCGTTGGCGGCATACTCATGGGCGCGGGAATTGGCGGCATGCACTATTTGGGGATGAAGGCCATGCGCGCCAGCGCCATGCACCACTACAACGATAAATTGGTCGTTCTATCGATCGTCGTGGCGATCGTCTTCTCCTGGATGGCGTTGGGAATTACGTTTTTTCTGCGTAATGATCACCTACAGCGAGAGTGGCAGCGCCTGGGCGGGGCAGTCCTGATGGGCAGCGGTATCTCCGCAATGCACTACACGGCCATGGCCGCGGTGACGTTTACGCCGGGCGAGATGCCGTGGTCCCCCGTAGGGACGATCCGTGTATCGACGCTGGGGATCGCAGCCGTCGTGGTGACTACGATCCTGGTCCTGTTCGGAGCTTTGCTGACTGCATTCTTCGATCGCATGACGTACCACAGGCTTCAGGTTTCTCATCATAGTCTGGTCGAGGCACAGACTGCTCTCATCCAAAGCGAGTCCGCTCTTCGAGAAGCCAACCTCCAACTGAGGAGCCTCTCCATTCGGGATGGATTGACGGGCGTCTCTAACCGGAGACACTTCGACGAGACCCTCGAAACCGAGTTGAAGCGAGCGGCGCGCACGAAGCTGACCGTCTCTTTGCTGATGATCGATGTGGACTACTTCAAAGCACTCAACGACCGCTACGGGCATCCGGCAGGCGACGACTGCCTCCGCAAAATCGCAGGGGCGTTCACCGCCAGGATTCGCCGTCCGCAGGATATCGTAGCCCGCTATGGAGGCGAAGAATTCGCAGTCATCCTCCCCGGTGCAAGCACAGAATACGCCTTCGAGCTGGCAGAGTCGTTACGTCTCGCCATCGAGCAATTGGAGATTCCAAACGATGGTTCGAGCATAGGGCCATTTGTCACCGTCAGCATCGGAATCGACACCCGAAGGCCGGAGATTGGCGAACCGGTCACAGAGATCCTCGCTGCCGCCGATGCGGCCCTCTACCTGGCAAAAACTCAAGGGAGAAACCGCACGCTATGCGCCACGCGCCTTGGCCAGCCTGTTGAAAAGCAATAG
- the rho gene encoding transcription termination factor Rho: MTISELKEHNIAELGKLARGLDIAGTSGLRKQDLIFKILQAQSEKEGHIFAEGVLEILPDGYGFLRSPDYNYLPGPDDIYVSPSQIRKFDLKTGDTISGNVRPPHEGEKYFALVKIEAINFESPEETRNKILFDNLTPLYAQERVKMETVREHISGRVMDLLTPMGKGQRGLIVAPPRTGKTMLLQSIANSITTNHPEVVLIVLLIDERPEEVTDMQRSVKGEVISSTFDEPAARHVQVAEMVIEKAKRLVEHKRDVVILLDSITRLARAYNTIVPPSGKVLSGGVDSNALQRPKRFFGAARNIEEGGSLTIIATALVDTGSRMDEVIFEEFKGTGNMEVILDRKLVDKRVFPAIDIQRSGTRKEELLIPKEDLQRTWILRKVLNPLSPVEAMELLTDKLAKTRNNQEFLHNMSSI; encoded by the coding sequence ATGACAATTTCTGAGTTAAAAGAACACAATATTGCGGAGCTGGGCAAGCTTGCGCGCGGCCTCGACATCGCCGGAACCAGCGGCCTTCGCAAGCAAGACCTTATCTTCAAGATTCTTCAGGCGCAGAGCGAAAAAGAAGGGCACATCTTCGCCGAGGGCGTGCTTGAGATTCTGCCAGACGGCTACGGCTTCCTTCGTTCTCCCGATTACAACTATCTGCCCGGTCCGGACGACATTTACGTCTCGCCCTCGCAGATCCGCAAGTTCGACCTGAAGACCGGCGACACCATCAGCGGCAATGTTCGGCCGCCGCACGAGGGCGAGAAGTACTTCGCCCTGGTCAAGATCGAAGCGATCAACTTTGAGTCGCCTGAAGAGACCCGCAACAAGATTCTGTTCGACAACCTGACGCCGCTTTATGCGCAGGAGCGCGTGAAGATGGAGACCGTCCGTGAGCACATCTCCGGACGCGTCATGGACCTGTTGACGCCGATGGGCAAAGGACAGCGCGGTCTGATCGTCGCTCCTCCCCGTACCGGTAAGACGATGCTGCTGCAGTCGATTGCTAACAGCATTACGACCAACCATCCTGAGGTAGTGCTGATCGTTCTGCTGATCGACGAGCGCCCGGAAGAAGTGACGGACATGCAGCGTTCGGTGAAGGGCGAAGTGATTTCGTCCACCTTCGATGAACCTGCGGCGCGCCACGTACAGGTCGCCGAGATGGTGATCGAGAAGGCGAAACGCCTCGTTGAGCACAAGCGCGACGTTGTGATTCTGCTGGACTCGATCACGCGTCTGGCTCGCGCCTACAACACCATCGTTCCGCCGTCGGGTAAGGTGCTCTCAGGCGGTGTGGACTCGAACGCGCTGCAAAGGCCGAAGCGGTTCTTCGGTGCGGCCCGTAATATCGAGGAAGGCGGTTCGCTGACGATCATTGCGACTGCTCTCGTCGATACCGGTTCGCGCATGGACGAGGTCATCTTCGAAGAGTTCAAGGGTACCGGCAACATGGAAGTCATCCTCGACCGCAAGCTGGTCGACAAGCGCGTCTTCCCGGCGATCGACATTCAGCGCTCCGGTACGCGTAAGGAAGAGCTGCTCATTCCGAAGGAAGATTTGCAACGGACATGGATTCTGCGCAAGGTGCTGAACCCGCTGTCGCCGGTGGAGGCGATGGAACTGTTGACGGACAAACTCGCTAAGACGAGGAACAATCAGGAGTTCCTGCACAATATGAGTTCGATCTAA
- a CDS encoding DNA-directed RNA polymerase subunit omega, producing the protein MRSDLIFGALTHVNNRYELCQLASKATRKLHKPNTRLQDTTNEVLDRFKDTVPMNESEDTVVKKVELQERRAA; encoded by the coding sequence ATGCGCTCGGATCTTATATTTGGAGCACTTACGCATGTGAACAACCGCTATGAGCTGTGTCAGTTGGCATCCAAGGCAACGCGGAAGCTGCACAAGCCCAATACGCGTCTGCAGGACACGACCAACGAAGTGCTCGATCGTTTCAAGGACACCGTTCCGATGAATGAATCTGAAGATACTGTCGTCAAAAAGGTAGAATTGCAGGAACGCCGCGCGGCATAG
- a CDS encoding YifB family Mg chelatase-like AAA ATPase, translating to MLFKVRSAAVYGIDAHVIDVEVDFSGVKLDKEQFNTVGLPDAAVRESRDRVRSAIKNSGFDIPPTRITINLAPADLKKEGSGFDLPIAIGILGAYGALHTKDISDFLLVGELGLDGSLRAVQGMLPIAVAAKAQGIPNLIIPASNAREAAVVEGVNVYPVKSLLEVRELLNSASFGTVTAVPLKVETADLLNEMQHFPFDFKDVRGQHVAKRALEVAAAGGHNILMIGPPGSGKTMLAKRLPSILAPLRFEEALETTKIHSVAGVLDAEQGLVTHRPFRSPHHTISDAGLIGGGMMPRPGEVSLAHNGLLFLDELPEFPRNVLEVLRQPLEDGMVTIARAAMSLSFPARFMLAAAMNPCPCGYFNDKSRECMCTPPMIQRYVSKVSGPLLDRIDIHIEVPAVQYKELRGGASAEGSEQIRARVLAARERQHERFNQAAERTKGTAKGPSRQIFSNSQMNTQQIRLYCELSSDAERLLERAMQQQGLSARAHDRILKVARTIADLGGEQDIAVKHIAEAIQYRTLDRSYWS from the coding sequence ATGCTTTTTAAAGTTCGTAGCGCAGCAGTGTATGGAATCGATGCGCATGTCATCGATGTTGAGGTCGATTTTTCGGGCGTCAAGTTGGACAAGGAGCAGTTCAACACGGTGGGGCTACCGGACGCGGCGGTGCGAGAGAGCCGCGACCGGGTACGGTCGGCGATCAAGAACTCCGGGTTCGATATTCCGCCGACGCGAATCACGATCAATCTGGCTCCGGCAGACCTGAAGAAGGAAGGGTCGGGGTTCGACCTTCCCATTGCGATTGGCATACTGGGCGCATACGGTGCGCTGCATACCAAGGACATCAGCGACTTTCTACTGGTCGGCGAGCTGGGGCTGGACGGGAGCCTGCGTGCGGTGCAGGGAATGCTGCCGATTGCGGTTGCGGCAAAGGCCCAGGGGATTCCGAACCTAATTATTCCGGCGAGCAATGCGCGCGAGGCGGCGGTAGTGGAGGGAGTGAACGTCTATCCGGTGAAGAGCCTGCTGGAGGTGAGGGAGCTGCTGAACTCGGCGTCCTTTGGCACGGTGACGGCGGTTCCCTTAAAAGTAGAGACAGCCGATCTGCTGAACGAGATGCAACACTTTCCCTTCGACTTCAAAGACGTGCGCGGTCAGCATGTGGCCAAGCGGGCGCTGGAGGTGGCGGCTGCGGGTGGCCACAACATATTAATGATCGGGCCGCCGGGGTCGGGCAAGACGATGCTGGCCAAGCGGCTACCGTCGATCCTTGCGCCGCTGCGGTTTGAAGAGGCGTTGGAGACGACCAAGATCCACTCGGTGGCGGGGGTGCTGGACGCGGAGCAGGGATTAGTGACGCACCGCCCGTTTCGGTCGCCGCACCATACTATTTCGGATGCGGGGTTGATTGGCGGCGGGATGATGCCGCGACCGGGCGAGGTCTCGCTGGCACATAACGGTCTGCTGTTTCTGGATGAGCTGCCGGAGTTTCCCCGGAACGTTCTGGAGGTGCTGCGCCAGCCTCTGGAAGATGGAATGGTCACGATTGCGCGCGCAGCGATGAGTCTGAGCTTTCCGGCGCGGTTCATGCTGGCGGCGGCGATGAATCCCTGCCCCTGCGGCTACTTCAACGACAAGTCGCGGGAGTGCATGTGTACGCCGCCGATGATCCAACGCTATGTCTCCAAGGTCTCGGGGCCGCTGCTGGATCGGATCGATATCCATATAGAGGTCCCGGCTGTGCAATATAAGGAGTTGCGGGGCGGGGCATCGGCGGAGGGATCGGAGCAGATACGCGCGCGGGTGCTGGCCGCGAGGGAGCGGCAACATGAGCGGTTCAATCAGGCTGCGGAGCGGACTAAGGGGACGGCGAAGGGGCCTTCGCGGCAGATTTTTTCCAATTCTCAGATGAATACGCAGCAGATTCGGCTTTATTGTGAGCTTTCGTCGGATGCGGAGCGTTTGCTGGAGCGCGCGATGCAACAACAGGGGTTAAGTGCCCGAGCGCATGACCGGATCTTGAAGGTGGCCCGGACGATTGCGGACCTTGGCGGGGAGCAGGACATCGCTGTGAAGCATATTGCCGAAGCGATTCAATACCGTACTTTGGACAGAAGTTATTGGTCGTGA
- a CDS encoding L-serine ammonia-lyase: MNTSLFELFKIGIGPSSSHTVGPMRAALRFVRSLDASGLLARTGSVRIDLYGSLALTGIGHGTDRAILLGLLGEAPDTVDPTLIEIELAAIRTTGTLYLLDLHEIPFTESQHLLFHRDQMYPNPAVPTHPNGMRFSAFDDAGTLLAEEIFYSIGGGFILSGTEFEAQRTASSATTRTVPYPFRSADELLSTAAAHNLTIAQLMLSNEVALLSDSSVSINRPPSAEPLHSPVTPEQKIKASILTLWHTMQSCTARGIATEGILPGGLNVRRRAPRLVQRLETEGSKYPLDPLAPLDWVTVYAMAVNEENAAGGRVVTAPTNGAAGVIPAIAHFYMRFTDGADEEGLLRYFLTAAAIGILYKENASISGAEVGCQGEVGVACSMAAGGLVAALNGTNAQVEHAAEIAMEHNLGMTCDPIGGLVQIPCIERNGMGAVKAINATRMAMHETGGHKLSLDQIIATMYQTGLDMQSRYKETSLAGLALNIIEC; the protein is encoded by the coding sequence GTGAATACCAGCCTCTTCGAACTCTTCAAGATCGGCATCGGTCCCTCCAGTTCGCACACCGTCGGCCCCATGCGTGCCGCTCTCCGCTTCGTTCGCTCACTCGATGCCTCAGGTCTCCTCGCACGCACGGGCTCAGTCCGCATCGATCTCTACGGCTCACTCGCACTCACCGGAATCGGCCACGGCACCGACCGCGCCATCCTGCTCGGCCTCCTCGGCGAAGCGCCCGACACCGTCGATCCCACTCTCATCGAAATCGAACTCGCCGCCATCCGCACCACAGGCACGCTTTACCTCCTTGACCTCCACGAGATCCCCTTCACCGAGAGTCAGCATCTCCTCTTCCACCGCGATCAGATGTACCCCAACCCCGCCGTACCCACCCATCCCAACGGAATGCGCTTCTCCGCCTTCGACGACGCCGGTACTCTTCTCGCAGAAGAGATCTTCTACTCCATCGGCGGTGGCTTCATCCTCTCCGGCACAGAGTTCGAAGCCCAGCGCACCGCGTCAAGCGCCACCACGCGCACCGTTCCCTATCCCTTCCGCAGCGCAGACGAGCTTCTCTCTACCGCTGCCGCTCACAACCTCACCATCGCGCAGCTCATGCTCTCCAACGAGGTCGCGCTCCTCTCGGACTCCAGCGTATCCATCAACCGCCCGCCGTCCGCAGAACCCTTGCACAGCCCAGTGACCCCTGAGCAAAAAATCAAAGCCAGCATCCTCACCCTCTGGCACACCATGCAGTCCTGCACCGCTCGCGGCATCGCTACCGAAGGGATCCTGCCCGGAGGCCTCAACGTTCGCCGCCGCGCGCCGCGCCTCGTCCAGCGACTTGAAACCGAAGGCTCCAAATATCCATTAGACCCGCTCGCCCCACTCGACTGGGTCACCGTCTACGCCATGGCCGTCAACGAAGAGAACGCCGCAGGCGGCAGAGTAGTCACCGCTCCCACCAACGGAGCCGCCGGAGTCATCCCCGCCATCGCGCACTTCTACATGCGCTTCACCGATGGCGCAGATGAAGAAGGCCTCCTCCGCTACTTCCTCACCGCCGCCGCCATCGGCATCCTCTATAAAGAGAACGCCAGCATCTCCGGAGCCGAAGTCGGATGCCAGGGAGAAGTCGGCGTAGCCTGCTCGATGGCTGCCGGAGGCCTCGTCGCCGCGCTCAACGGAACCAACGCGCAGGTCGAACACGCCGCCGAGATCGCCATGGAACACAACCTCGGCATGACCTGCGACCCCATCGGCGGCCTCGTGCAGATCCCCTGCATCGAACGCAACGGCATGGGCGCAGTCAAGGCCATCAACGCCACCCGCATGGCCATGCACGAGACCGGCGGTCACAAGCTATCCCTCGACCAGATCATCGCCACCATGTACCAGACCGGTCTCGACATGCAATCCCGTTACAAAGAAACCTCACTCGCCGGATTAGCCCTGAACATCATCGAGTGCTAG
- a CDS encoding HNH endonuclease produces MRKVKTKRYCQLPKVRTITCRSSSITNAFFNAIIPVHTPTPQDERDALAVLEMNPEDIRCVYCGNSYTEWDHLRPIIRGKGPSRYITEIANLVPACGKCNQSKGAYEWDKWMLGPALLSPKTRGVADIDHKVMLLRKYESWRKPIRVDLDSVIVQPLLKEHQENLQKVLALLKESQVLANKIRELLNDATPRTE; encoded by the coding sequence ATGCGAAAAGTAAAGACCAAACGCTACTGCCAACTCCCTAAAGTACGCACCATAACCTGCCGCTCATCGAGCATCACCAACGCATTCTTCAATGCAATCATCCCAGTGCACACTCCCACGCCTCAGGATGAGCGTGACGCGCTTGCAGTGTTAGAGATGAATCCTGAAGATATTCGCTGTGTGTATTGTGGCAATTCATATACTGAATGGGATCACCTACGGCCAATTATTAGGGGGAAAGGGCCTTCTCGGTACATTACCGAGATCGCAAACCTCGTACCGGCTTGCGGAAAGTGTAATCAATCTAAAGGTGCCTACGAATGGGACAAATGGATGCTCGGTCCTGCTCTTCTTTCACCTAAAACTCGCGGGGTAGCAGACATCGATCATAAGGTTATGCTTCTCAGAAAGTATGAGTCTTGGAGAAAGCCTATCCGTGTCGATTTAGACAGCGTGATTGTGCAACCGCTTTTGAAAGAGCACCAAGAGAATTTACAAAAAGTCCTCGCCTTACTCAAGGAAAGCCAGGTGTTGGCGAATAAGATTCGCGAGCTCCTGAACGACGCCACTCCGCGAACTGAATAG
- a CDS encoding acetyl-CoA C-acetyltransferase, whose protein sequence is MDDVVIVSAVRTPVGKFQGALSEMSAVQLGAVVVREAARRAGIDTASVDECVMGCVLPAGLGQNPARQAALQGGLADSVAAMTINMVCGSGLKAVALAAQSVMTGAAEIVVAGGMESMSNAPYLLPQARKGLRMGDSTVVDSMVRDGLWCACEDWHMGMTGELVAEKHGITRKMQDAYALESHRRASAAWREGRFDAEVVPVSLPPKKKGGEPVIFSRDESVRDDASLETLAALKPAFKKDGTVTAGNAPGVNDAAAAVVVMSAARAAALGLKPLVTIRAQAMSGVAPRWVMLAPVIGVQRVLQRADWKMDEVDLFELNEAFSVQALGVMKELGLDASRVNVNGGAVAIGHPIGASGARVLVTLIHEMIRRDVKKGVAALCLGGGNSVALAVER, encoded by the coding sequence ATGGACGACGTTGTGATTGTGTCGGCGGTGCGGACTCCGGTGGGAAAATTTCAAGGGGCGCTAAGCGAGATGAGTGCGGTGCAGCTCGGTGCGGTGGTAGTGCGCGAAGCCGCGCGTAGAGCGGGGATTGACACTGCAAGCGTAGACGAGTGTGTGATGGGGTGTGTGCTTCCCGCAGGGTTGGGACAGAACCCAGCGCGGCAGGCGGCGTTGCAAGGCGGCCTTGCGGACAGCGTTGCGGCGATGACGATCAACATGGTTTGCGGCTCGGGTTTGAAGGCGGTGGCGCTGGCAGCGCAGAGCGTGATGACGGGTGCGGCGGAGATCGTCGTCGCAGGCGGGATGGAGTCGATGAGCAACGCGCCCTATCTTTTGCCGCAGGCGAGGAAGGGGTTGCGCATGGGCGACTCGACGGTGGTGGACTCGATGGTGAGGGACGGGTTGTGGTGTGCGTGCGAGGACTGGCACATGGGCATGACCGGAGAACTCGTCGCGGAGAAGCATGGCATCACCCGAAAGATGCAGGATGCTTATGCGCTGGAGTCGCATCGTCGTGCCAGCGCTGCGTGGCGCGAAGGACGGTTCGATGCGGAGGTGGTTCCGGTCTCATTGCCGCCGAAGAAGAAGGGCGGCGAGCCGGTGATCTTCTCGCGTGACGAGAGCGTGCGCGACGATGCTTCGCTGGAGACGCTGGCTGCGTTGAAGCCAGCGTTCAAGAAGGATGGCACGGTGACGGCGGGGAATGCTCCCGGCGTGAACGATGCGGCTGCGGCGGTTGTGGTGATGTCGGCGGCGAGGGCTGCAGCTCTGGGGTTGAAGCCGCTGGTGACGATTCGCGCGCAGGCGATGAGTGGAGTTGCTCCGCGATGGGTGATGCTTGCTCCGGTGATCGGCGTGCAGCGGGTTTTGCAGCGTGCGGACTGGAAGATGGACGAGGTCGATCTGTTTGAGTTGAACGAGGCGTTCAGTGTGCAGGCGCTAGGGGTGATGAAAGAACTGGGACTTGATGCGAGTCGCGTGAATGTAAATGGAGGGGCGGTGGCGATCGGGCATCCGATTGGAGCGAGCGGCGCGAGGGTGCTGGTGACGCTTATCCACGAGATGATCCGGCGGGATGTGAAGAAGGGTGTGGCTGCGCTTTGCCTGGGCGGAGGGAACTCGGTGGCTCTGGCCGTAGAGCGGTGA
- a CDS encoding FAD-binding oxidoreductase, which produces MHHSDICIAGAGIIGLSLALELHRHGLSVTVFDQAQPLGEASTAAAGMLAASDPDNPAPLRKLADLSLSLYPAFLDRLHAHSGIAVPFHTSQTLQSQISSSPDPLSPEALSKILPQLTPQHHHFTLLDEHSLDPRNLAAALLAAVRATTIDLQPDTKVLSTQSIDDAVEVHTTQGIFHAAKFINCTGAWATHSTLAPSAAIAPRKGQMLAIAIPPTLSLPLVVRTHGMYIVPRTTGPNAGRAIIGATIEDAGFDKIVHPADIAHLRSLAAALLPALADAPQLEVWAGLRPSTPDELPFLGPSPGHRNQFVAAGHYRNGILLAPATAHVMAQSILGKPTAIDLSDYSPTRTLASSAIAH; this is translated from the coding sequence ATGCACCACTCCGACATCTGCATCGCTGGAGCCGGCATCATCGGCCTTTCTCTCGCCCTCGAACTCCATCGCCACGGCCTCAGCGTCACCGTCTTTGATCAGGCACAGCCGCTCGGCGAAGCCTCGACCGCTGCCGCCGGAATGCTCGCCGCCAGCGATCCCGACAATCCTGCGCCGCTGCGCAAGCTCGCCGACCTCAGCCTCTCGCTCTACCCCGCGTTCCTCGACCGCCTGCACGCACACTCCGGCATCGCCGTCCCTTTCCACACCAGTCAAACCCTGCAATCGCAGATAAGTTCTTCGCCCGATCCCCTCTCCCCCGAAGCACTCAGCAAAATCCTTCCTCAACTCACACCGCAGCATCACCACTTCACCCTCCTCGACGAGCACAGCCTCGACCCACGCAATCTCGCCGCCGCACTCCTCGCCGCAGTCCGTGCAACCACCATCGACCTGCAACCGGACACAAAGGTCCTCTCCACGCAGTCCATCGACGACGCCGTCGAAGTCCACACCACCCAGGGCATCTTCCACGCCGCGAAGTTCATCAACTGCACCGGCGCCTGGGCGACTCACTCCACCCTTGCACCCAGCGCCGCCATCGCTCCGAGAAAAGGCCAGATGCTGGCCATCGCCATCCCCCCCACGCTCTCGCTTCCTCTCGTGGTCCGCACCCACGGCATGTATATCGTCCCTCGCACCACTGGCCCCAACGCAGGCCGCGCCATCATCGGAGCGACTATAGAAGATGCTGGCTTCGACAAGATCGTTCATCCAGCCGACATCGCTCACCTCCGCTCTCTCGCCGCGGCTCTCCTTCCCGCTCTCGCCGACGCGCCGCAGCTTGAGGTCTGGGCAGGCCTCCGTCCCTCAACGCCGGACGAACTTCCCTTCCTCGGCCCATCGCCCGGCCATCGCAATCAATTCGTCGCCGCCGGACACTACCGCAACGGCATCCTCCTTGCTCCGGCAACGGCGCACGTCATGGCGCAGAGCATCCTCGGCAAACCCACCGCAATCGATCTGTCCGACTACTCTCCCACCCGCACCCTGGCATCTTCAGCTATCGCACACTGA